TCTGGCGTCTCTTTTTCACTGCCACAAACAACCCGGCAGCCACAAACACAGAGAGGATGAACATGAGGAGAAGGGCGAGAATCATCACGGATAAAGGAATGGTGCTGTACTGAGTGTCAGAGTCTAAAGACGTTTCTATAGTGATGGTGCTGCCTGGAAAAGATTCCTCTGAAGGTGGAATCATGGATGCAAGCACATCAGAGTTATTAGGGCAGAAATTAGTTGTCTTAATGTATCTCATGTCTTCCCCCGCCAACTTCTTGGGGGAGCCACAGATGACATTATTCACAACTGTGCCTGTGCTGAGCTGCTCTAACCACATCTTCAAGTCCAGTATAGAACATGAGCAATCCCAGGGATTCTCATACAAATCCACTTGTACCAGTGCTGCAAGTTGGTCCAGCACACCTCTAACTGGCAGATATCGCAGGTGATTGTTACGGAGATTAAGTCTGGCCAATGTCAGGCCACTGAATGTACCCTCTGGTAATGTTTTCAAGAGGTTATTGTTCAAAAAAAGAAGCTGAAGTTTGGGTACGTGCTGAAAGGTGTCAGCAATTACTTCTTTAATGACGTTGTACTCTAAATATAAAAACTGTAGGCTTTCTAACCCATAAAACATATCAACTGTAAGATGATCGATCAGATTTCCATTGAGATACAGTCTCCTTAGGTGTATCAAATCGCCAAAGGCCCTGTCAGCCACGCGGGATATTCGATTGTTACCAAGATGAAGCAAATCTAGTCCAGTTGCTTCAGTAAAATCTGATCGATGCACCACAGGGATGTAGTTTCCAGTCAGATACATCTTTTTGGGATTGTAAGGTTTTGGATTTAAATCAGAGATTTGTTCAATCTTTCTCTCCTGGCAGTTCACATTCAGACCAAGGTCTGAAATTTGCAGATTGCAAGTGCATGCAGTCGGGCAGTCTAAAGGCACAGGCGATTTGGTCTGATACGAAACAATCTGACCAAAATTCTGTGGCTTGTTTGACGGGACTCGGGTGGTGGGTCTTGATTTTAATTTGGCTGACTGCCGAGGTCCCTTGGTGGGTCTCGATGAGGATCTTGCAATTCCAGACGAGGTGAACGAGGCTGCAACTAGAGCTGGCGTGGTCCTATGGTATGCATCAGTGCCCAAACGTGGCGGAGGCGGCATCTCATATTCAGCGATGGCTCTCCTCGGGCACAACTCTTGTTTGGAAACCTCATCGAGGTCTCTCCCATGAAGCCGAAAGGGGAACTCACAAACAACATCACCCACCAAGGCCGTGTATGATATGCTTTCGAGCCAGGTTTTAAGAGCAATCAGCTCACAAGAGCAGTTCCAGGGATTCTCCTCCAGCTGTAACTCCACCACACTGTTCATGTGCTCCAGCAGACCCGTGTAGGGGAGCACTTTCAGCTGATTCCCCCGCAGGTCCAGATGAGTCAATGggacattctgaaaaatgtttacAGGCAAACTTGAAATCAAATTGTCATTCAGAATCAAGACCTCCAGATGCCGCAGTCTGCTGAAGGCATTTGGCTCCACATGAGTGATGTAGTTGTAATCGATTTGTAAATATTCCAAACTTACGAGACCCAAGAAAAACTCGTCCTTCAAGGCATCAATTTTGTTATTGTTGAGATGTAATCGTTTTAATCCCTGCAGTCCATTAAAAGCTCCTGCTTGAACTTCGGATATCTCATTATTCCCCAGATGTAAGATTGTAAGTCCTTTGTACTCAACAAAATCATGGGCAGACAGCTTTTTCAAAAGATTCCCACTAAGGAGCAGATGATACTGGGAGAAGAGCACTGGGGGAACGGCTGTGAGCGCTGCAATCCCTCTGTTTTCACAGCTCACTGTGAGTATCCCTTCTCTCTCCTCACATGCACACAGTCCTTGACATATTTCACCATAATTGCCAAACATCTCAACAGTGCCCACGGTAGCTGCACTTAGCAAAACATACGGAATCCAAAGCTGCATTTTCCTGCAAATGATGGCCGAGCTCGCGGTCCTGCTAAGGTATCCTCAATGTCATCTAGAATAAAAGACACACATTGTGATGTAAATCGGACAGGGTGCAGTGACAGCAACTTCCCTCCCCACAAAGAGCTCACGTGTCAAAGCTAGACAACTTCAgcctgtgtggctgcagatatGACACAACTTATTTAAGCAAATATAAAAAAACTAAAA
This sequence is a window from Nothobranchius furzeri strain GRZ-AD chromosome 14, NfurGRZ-RIMD1, whole genome shotgun sequence. Protein-coding genes within it:
- the slitrk5b gene encoding SLIT and NTRK-like protein 5 yields the protein MQLWIPYVLLSAATVGTVEMFGNYGEICQGLCACEEREGILTVSCENRGIAALTAVPPVLFSQYHLLLSGNLLKKLSAHDFVEYKGLTILHLGNNEISEVQAGAFNGLQGLKRLHLNNNKIDALKDEFFLGLVSLEYLQIDYNYITHVEPNAFSRLRHLEVLILNDNLISSLPVNIFQNVPLTHLDLRGNQLKVLPYTGLLEHMNSVVELQLEENPWNCSCELIALKTWLESISYTALVGDVVCEFPFRLHGRDLDEVSKQELCPRRAIAEYEMPPPPRLGTDAYHRTTPALVAASFTSSGIARSSSRPTKGPRQSAKLKSRPTTRVPSNKPQNFGQIVSYQTKSPVPLDCPTACTCNLQISDLGLNVNCQERKIEQISDLNPKPYNPKKMYLTGNYIPVVHRSDFTEATGLDLLHLGNNRISRVADRAFGDLIHLRRLYLNGNLIDHLTVDMFYGLESLQFLYLEYNVIKEVIADTFQHVPKLQLLFLNNNLLKTLPEGTFSGLTLARLNLRNNHLRYLPVRGVLDQLAALVQVDLYENPWDCSCSILDLKMWLEQLSTGTVVNNVICGSPKKLAGEDMRYIKTTNFCPNNSDVLASMIPPSEESFPGSTITIETSLDSDTQYSTIPLSVMILALLLMFILSVFVAAGLFVAVKKRRQKSQNEQNNSMNACISSLNMEYGLYKKGSIPKVRTSAGHVYEYIPPPSESTCRTAAHTPMDSKSVDGFRDFDELSGAFLANSDEEAASNVLSSEYSTTTPEPLNKPSPAYQDDQHFYRDVLEPDKNRRFSNTLPCRHGAHSSNQYTSDFDARHQYVQPDRIQQTILYCAAPSSVYVEPNRSEYWELKAKLHIDPDYLEVLEKRTTFTQF